Proteins from a single region of Apium graveolens cultivar Ventura chromosome 7, ASM990537v1, whole genome shotgun sequence:
- the LOC141674735 gene encoding uncharacterized protein LOC141674735, with protein MNGVAERQNRTLKYMVRSMISHSSLPESFWGDALKTAIYILNRVPTKAVAETPYNLWTKKIISIKYLHVWGCLAEARPYRPNDKKLDSRTFSCYFIGYPERTREFKFYDPATRSFFETNNARFFKDVDFGREDKGKSIIFEEDSHDPNYDSAESNDQIMIPIVVQGPPVQDNTEISHEESIEQTQQPHESQEVPLRRSTRELKSAVPDDYVIFLQEHENGIGIGEDDPVNIQQAMQKPTLKSGLMP; from the coding sequence ATGAATGGTGTTGCTGAGAGGCAAAACCGTACTCTTAAATATATGGTGAGAAGTATGATAAGTCATTCTTCATTGCCTGAGTCTTTTTGGGGAGATGCACTAAAGACTGCAATTTATATCCTCAATCGGGTTCCAACTAAAGCAGTGGCCGAAACCCCTTACAATCTTTGGACTAAGAAAATAATTAGTATTAAGTATTTACATGTTTGGGGTTGTTTAGCTGAGGCTAGGCCATATAGGCCAAATGATAAGAAACTGGACTCTAGGACGTTCAGTTGTTATTTTATTGGGTATCCGGAACGTACTCGTGAATTTAAGTTTTATGATCCCGCTACTAGATCCTTCTTTGAGACTAATAATGCAAGATTTTTTAAGGATGTTGATTTTGGGAGGGAAGATAAAGGTAAAAGTATTATCTTTGAAGAAGATAGTCATGATCCTAATTATGACTCTGCCGAGAGCAATGATCAGATTATGATACCTATCGTTGTTCAAGGCCCTCCGGTTCAAGACAACACCGAAATTTCTCATGAGGAGTCAATTGAGCAAACTCAACAACCTCATGAATCACAAGAAGTGCCACTAAGGAGATCCACTAGAGAGCTAAAGAGCGCAGTTCCAGATGATTATGTTATTTTTCTACAAGAACATGAAAATGGAATTGGCATTGGGGAAGATGATCCTGTAAATATTCAACAAGCCATGCAGAAACCTACCCTCAAAAGTGGATTGATGCCATGA
- the LOC141674733 gene encoding secreted RxLR effector protein 161-like gives MQRIPYASTVGSLMYAQVCTHPDIAFTVAMLGRYLSNPEIEQCKAVKRVLRYLKKTKDYKLTYRKSDHLEIIGYSDSDSGECKDERNSTSDYIYLLAGGAISWRSSKQTLIASSTVATEYIAYFFGIQSSFMATKLCHWFAYP, from the coding sequence ATGCAAAGGATACCATATGCATCGACAGTGGGAAGCCTAATGTATGCTCAAGTTTGTACTCATCCTGACATAGCATTCACTGTTGCAATGTTGGGAAGATATTTGAGTAATCCGGAAATAGAGCAGTGTAAAGCAGTGAAACGAGTCTTACGGTatttgaagaaaacaaaagacTATAAGCTCACATATAGGAAATCAGATCATCTAGAAATTATTGGATATTCTGATTCTGACTCTGGAGAATGTAAAGATGAAAGAAATTCTACTTCGGACTATATTTATCTACTAGCTGGTGGAGCGATTTCATGGAGGTCTTCCAAACAGACGCTAATAGCTTCATCAACCGTGGCTACAGAATATATAGCATATTTTTTTGGCATCCAATCAAGCTTTATGGCTACGAAACTTTGTCACTGGTTTGCGTATCCTTGA